A region from the Arachis ipaensis cultivar K30076 chromosome B01, Araip1.1, whole genome shotgun sequence genome encodes:
- the LOC107644958 gene encoding uncharacterized protein LOC107644958, which translates to MARNFDDMFNEALYGKRRWQDNTLIDNWIDEYLLEDSEEEDIDRSPIPITRRWINRDREAGHDRLFQDYFADEPVYNADIFRRRFRMRRDVFLRIVDALSNVYPYFQQRVDATGRRGLSPLQKCTTAIRMLAYGVAADAVDDYVRIGESTTIECLEKFVECVISVFQDEYLRKPNPNNVQRLLQMAEGRGFPGMLGSIDCVHWQWKNCPKAWKGMYMSGYRGVATIVLEVVASSDLWIWHAFFGVSGSNNDINVLDRSPVFNDILNDRAPEVNYTINGNNYTMGYYLADGIYPEWATFVKSISKPQGEKRKLFAQYQEGQRKDVERVFGVLQARFAIIRGPARFWEKKKLANIMRACIILHNMIVEDERNSYVGNFAQGLEYDDVENGLSQPQLGEEDFAPYHQFLQKNAQLRNRQQHRQLKEDLIEHIWQFHNACCQL; encoded by the coding sequence atggctagaaattttgatgatatgttcaatgaggctttgtatggcaaAAGAAGATGGCAAGATAACACACTCATAGATAATTGGATCGATGAGTATTTACTCGAagattcagaagaagaagatatcGATAGAAGCCCTATCCCAATTACTCGTAGATGGATCAACAGAGATCGAGAAGCAGGACATGATCGCCTTTTCCAAGATTACTTTGCAGATGAACCGGTGTATAATGCTGACATTTTTCGACGGAGATTTCGAATGAGAAGAGATGTGTTCCTTCGGATAGTAGACGCTCTCTCAAACGTCTATCCGTATTTCCAACAGAGGGTTGatgcaactggaagaagaggcttGTCGCCACTTCAGAAATGTACCACTGCGATACGGATGTTAGCATATGGCGTAGCAGCTGATGCTGTTGATGATTATGTGCGCATAGGTGAGAGCACTACAATTGAATGCTTGGAAAAATTTGTTGAATGTGTCATTTCCGTGTTCCAGGATGAATACTTGCGAAAACCCAATCCAAATAACGTACAACGCCTGCTACAAATGGCGGAGGGTCGTGGCTTCCCTGGCATGTTGGGTAGCATTGACTGCGTGCATTGGCAATGGAAAAATTGTCCAAAGGCGTGGAAAGGTATGTACATGAGTGGTTATCGTGGGGTTGCAACCATAGTACTTGAGGTTGTAGCATCTTCAGACCTTTGGATATGGCATGCGTTCTTTGGAGTTTCTGGTTCAAATAATGATATCAACGTGTTAGATCGTTCTCCAGTGTTTAATGATATTCTAAATGACCGTGCTCCGGAGGTAAATTATACTATTAATGGTAATAATTATACAATGGGATACTATTTAGCAGATGGTATTTATCCTGAATGGGCCACATTTGTCAAATCAATCTCAAAGCCACAAGGTGAGAAACGCAAGTTATTTGCACAATACCAAGAAGGGCAAAGAAAAGATGTGGAACGAGTATTCGGAGTGTTGCAAGCACGCTTTGCAATTATACGTGGTCCAGCTCGTTTTTGGGAAAAGAAAAAGCTTGCCAACATAATGAGAGCTTGtattatattgcataatatgATTGTTGAGGATGAAAGAAACAGCTATGTAGGAAATTTTGCTCAAGGCTTAGAGTATGATGATGTTGAAAATGGCTTATCACAACCTCAGctgggagaggaagattttgcacCATACCATCAATTTCTCCAAAAAAATGCCCAACTTCGAAATAGGCAGCAGCATAGACAATTGAAGGAGGACTTGATTGAACACATATGGCAATTTCACAATGCTTGTTGTCAACTATAG
- the LOC107644968 gene encoding uncharacterized protein LOC107644968 isoform X1, producing MGSKVKEMPLKLFQKVGYSSKSSYTFAKKHPFLSGATLIFFILYMFLSYIYNFLAYLSPFLACAIIFLQIFWSSEQTQFKYVKKDEENSQSKKIESKPKIPLGSRPRRELLYKYPSQNATSRRRNFRGKRLDVYGGLEEKAKDLNAAFYNEFTSKSKPPRKQASRFEPSMRELVEGSSEIETEKIEEDEDDEETQEENKKAIEWTEDDQRNFMDLGKSDLERNKRLENLIAKRKRRKNFRFHPDTKKNGLDDKKSAMPPRNLISPVVVSRDNYFDKNVPGSAPSVMPRSPYDIPYDPFEEKMDLSGGSFSQDFVIRAEEMPSSRHGSFSSPQLPQEEHEAMDPNHVYGSGSNSHPKFRQLPDKGSHDWLVDQLMCTAAEAAKNSGIMDDQTPNPMKTGEDETTQEADAKIQSNNNITATMKDEKAEENGNNYDQTKSIASDQTRKHLPGYSSNKPPGRLLYFSLPNNSAATATATANAAAENGYENFPSPISKRHEAIFFSDRRNILNNCHTPTYSIASDLQVEVSEVGSLASTVDENGESGGDESSSAEESSDERESSVLYDGDIDRDVSSGSEELWGASFHGNKQQSQQGGVNDNGDEKEDVMMMVASTSTAVGGSEAPRPASSSSSSSSSSSSPSKQLTRGRSMEDLSYNDTQAQVSPQEEEWSNNNLGGNNNLINGVINNLNNLIRANEQYNIENSSQSNEDHSMLLSVARQESIDENLIFSIASSPRSVLPEKTMSDDVSSPSAFDQHDEVHANNNAHHQLSTMEDLGQETSNIDELPFNTTTIPQANLPLREDSTHESHDFQLQV from the exons atGGGTTCAAAGGTAAAGGAAATGCCACTCAAACTTTTCCAAAAGGTTGGTTATTCAAGTAAGTCTAGTTACACATTTGCAAAAAAACATCCTTTTCTTTCAGGTGCTACCTTGATCTTCTTTATCCTATACATGTTCCTTTCTTACATTTATAATTTCTTGGCTTACTTGTCACCTTTTCTTGCATGTGCTATAATCTTTTTACAAATCTTTTGGAGTTCCGAGCAAACTCAATTCAAATATGTCAAGAAAGATGAGGAAAATTCACAATCAAAAAAGATAGAATCAAAACCAAAGATACCATTAGGTAGTAGACCTAGAAGGGAGCTTCTTTATAAGTATCCCTCGCAAAATGCCACAAGCAGAAGGAGAAATTTTAGAGGAAAAAGATTGGATGTGTATGGAGGCCTAGAAGAAAAGGCCAAGGACTTAAACGCCGCGTTTTATAACGAATTCACCTCGAAAAGCAAGCCTCCTAGGAAGCAAGCATCGAGATTCGAACCGTCCATGCGCGAATTAGTTGAAGGTAGTTCAGAGATAGAAACAGAGAAGATTGAAGAGGACGAAGACGACGAAGAGACGCAAGAGGAAAACAAGAAAGCTATAGAATGGACGGAAGACGATCAAAGGAACTTCATGGATCTTGGAAAGTCAGATTTGGAGAGAAACAAAAGGTTAGAGAATCTTATAGCTAAAAGAAAACGTAGAAAAAATTTTAGATTCCACCCTGACACAAAGAAGAATGGCTTGGATGATAAGAAATCAGCAATGCCGCCAAGAAATCTTATTTCACCAGTGGTTGTTTCAAGAGATAATTATTTTGACAAAAATGTCCCTGGTTCTGCACCTTCGGTTATGCCAAGAAGCCCATATGACATTCCCTATGATCCTTTTGAGGAGAAAATGGATCTGAGTGGAGGTAGTTTCTCTCAAGATTTTGTTATTAGAGCAGAGGAGATGCCTTCTAGTAGGCATGGAAGCTTTAGTAGCCCTCAATTACCTCAAGAAGAACATGAAGCTATGGATCCCAACCATGTCTATGGTAGTGGCAGTAATTCACACCCAAAATTTAGACAACTTCCAG ATAAAGGAAGTCACGATTGGTTAGTTGACCAGTTAATGTGCACTGCTGCTGAAGCTGCGAAAAATAGTGGAATCATGGATGATCAAACACCAAATCCAATGAAAACCGGAGAAGACGAAACAACACAAGAAGCTGATGCAAAAATCCAAAGCAATAATAACATCACAGCAACCATGAAAGATGAGAAAGCAGAAGAAAATGGTAATAATTATGATCAAACAAAATCCATAGCATCAGATCAAACAAGAAAGCATCTCCCCGGATACAGCAGTAATAAGCCTCCCGGTAGGCTCCTCTATTTCTCCCTCCCAAATAACTCCGCCGCAACTGCAACCGCAACCGCAAACGCCGCCGCAGAAAATGGATACGAGAACTTTCCATCTCCGATTAGTAAGAGACATGAAGCGATCTTTTTCAGTGATCGGCGGAATATTCTGAATAACTGTCATACACCGACGTATTCCATAGCGTCAGATCTACAAGTGGAGGTTTCCGAGGTCGGTTCGCTGGCGTCAACGGTTGATGAGAACGGTGAGAGTGGTGGTGATGAGTCATCGTCGGCGGAGGAGTCTTCCGATGAGAGAGAGTCGTCGGTGTTATACGACGGGGACATTGACAGAGATGTTAGTTCTGGAAGTGAAGAGCTGTGGGGAGCGTCGTTTCATGGCAATAAACAGCAGTCACAACAAGGTGGAGTGAATGATAATGGAGATGAAAAGGAAGATGTGATGATGATGGTGGCTTCAACATCCACTGCTGTTGGAGGAAGTGAAGCACCTCGaccagcttcttcttcttcttcttcaagttcttcttcttcctcaccgTCAAAGCAATTGACACGTGGCAGGTCTATGGAGGATTTGTCTTACAATGACACACAAGCACAAGTGTCTCCG CAGGAGGAGGAATGGAGCAATAATAACTTGGGAgggaataataatttaataaatggaGTCATCAATAATTTGAATAACTTAATACGAGCCAATGAGCAATATAACATAGAGAACTCATCACAAAGCAATGAAGATCATAGCATGTTATTATCAGTTGCGAGGCAAGAATCAATAGATGAAAACTTAATCTTCTCAATTGCATCATCACCAAGATCTGTGTTACCTGAGAAGACCATGTCAGATGATGTTTCATCACCATCAGCTTTTGATCAACATGATGAGGTGCATGCAAATAATAATGCTCATCACCAATTATCAACCATGGAAGATTTGGGACAAGAAACTTCAAACATTGATGAACTTCCATTTAACACCACCACCATCCCACAAGCCAATctacctttgagggaggattcaaCTCATGAATCACATGATTTTCAATTGCAAGTATGA
- the LOC107644968 gene encoding uncharacterized protein LOC107644968 isoform X2, with amino-acid sequence MGSKVKEMPLKLFQKVGYSSKSSYTFAKKHPFLSGATLIFFILYMFLSYIYNFLAYLSPFLACAIIFLQIFWSSEQTQFKYVKKDEENSQSKKIESKPKIPLGSRPRRELLYKYPSQNATSRRRNFRGKRLDVYGGLEEKAKDLNAAFYNEFTSKSKPPRKQASRFEPSMRELVEGSSEIETEKIEEDEDDEETQEENKKAIEWTEDDQRNFMDLGKSDLERNKRLENLIAKRKRRKNFRFHPDTKKNGLDDKKSAMPPRNLISPVVVSRDNYFDKNVPGSAPSVMPRSPYDIPYDPFEEKMDLSGGSFSQDFVIRAEEMPSSRHGSFSSPQLPQEEHEAMDPNHVYGSGSNSHPKFRQLPDKGSHDWLVDQLMCTAAEAAKNSGIMDDQTPNPMKTGEDETTQEADAKIQSNNNITATMKDEKAEENGNNYDQTKSIASDQTRKHLPGYSSNKPPGRLLYFSLPNNSAATATATANAAAENGYENFPSPISKRHEAIFFSDRRNILNNCHTPTYSIASDLQVEVSEVGSLASTVDENGESGGDESSSAEESSDERESSVLYDGDIDRDVSSGSEELWGASFHGNKQQSQQGGVNDNGDEKEDVMMMVASTSTAVGGSEAPRPASSSSSSSSSSSSPSKQLTRGRSMEDLSYNDTQAQVSPEEEWSNNNLGGNNNLINGVINNLNNLIRANEQYNIENSSQSNEDHSMLLSVARQESIDENLIFSIASSPRSVLPEKTMSDDVSSPSAFDQHDEVHANNNAHHQLSTMEDLGQETSNIDELPFNTTTIPQANLPLREDSTHESHDFQLQV; translated from the exons atGGGTTCAAAGGTAAAGGAAATGCCACTCAAACTTTTCCAAAAGGTTGGTTATTCAAGTAAGTCTAGTTACACATTTGCAAAAAAACATCCTTTTCTTTCAGGTGCTACCTTGATCTTCTTTATCCTATACATGTTCCTTTCTTACATTTATAATTTCTTGGCTTACTTGTCACCTTTTCTTGCATGTGCTATAATCTTTTTACAAATCTTTTGGAGTTCCGAGCAAACTCAATTCAAATATGTCAAGAAAGATGAGGAAAATTCACAATCAAAAAAGATAGAATCAAAACCAAAGATACCATTAGGTAGTAGACCTAGAAGGGAGCTTCTTTATAAGTATCCCTCGCAAAATGCCACAAGCAGAAGGAGAAATTTTAGAGGAAAAAGATTGGATGTGTATGGAGGCCTAGAAGAAAAGGCCAAGGACTTAAACGCCGCGTTTTATAACGAATTCACCTCGAAAAGCAAGCCTCCTAGGAAGCAAGCATCGAGATTCGAACCGTCCATGCGCGAATTAGTTGAAGGTAGTTCAGAGATAGAAACAGAGAAGATTGAAGAGGACGAAGACGACGAAGAGACGCAAGAGGAAAACAAGAAAGCTATAGAATGGACGGAAGACGATCAAAGGAACTTCATGGATCTTGGAAAGTCAGATTTGGAGAGAAACAAAAGGTTAGAGAATCTTATAGCTAAAAGAAAACGTAGAAAAAATTTTAGATTCCACCCTGACACAAAGAAGAATGGCTTGGATGATAAGAAATCAGCAATGCCGCCAAGAAATCTTATTTCACCAGTGGTTGTTTCAAGAGATAATTATTTTGACAAAAATGTCCCTGGTTCTGCACCTTCGGTTATGCCAAGAAGCCCATATGACATTCCCTATGATCCTTTTGAGGAGAAAATGGATCTGAGTGGAGGTAGTTTCTCTCAAGATTTTGTTATTAGAGCAGAGGAGATGCCTTCTAGTAGGCATGGAAGCTTTAGTAGCCCTCAATTACCTCAAGAAGAACATGAAGCTATGGATCCCAACCATGTCTATGGTAGTGGCAGTAATTCACACCCAAAATTTAGACAACTTCCAG ATAAAGGAAGTCACGATTGGTTAGTTGACCAGTTAATGTGCACTGCTGCTGAAGCTGCGAAAAATAGTGGAATCATGGATGATCAAACACCAAATCCAATGAAAACCGGAGAAGACGAAACAACACAAGAAGCTGATGCAAAAATCCAAAGCAATAATAACATCACAGCAACCATGAAAGATGAGAAAGCAGAAGAAAATGGTAATAATTATGATCAAACAAAATCCATAGCATCAGATCAAACAAGAAAGCATCTCCCCGGATACAGCAGTAATAAGCCTCCCGGTAGGCTCCTCTATTTCTCCCTCCCAAATAACTCCGCCGCAACTGCAACCGCAACCGCAAACGCCGCCGCAGAAAATGGATACGAGAACTTTCCATCTCCGATTAGTAAGAGACATGAAGCGATCTTTTTCAGTGATCGGCGGAATATTCTGAATAACTGTCATACACCGACGTATTCCATAGCGTCAGATCTACAAGTGGAGGTTTCCGAGGTCGGTTCGCTGGCGTCAACGGTTGATGAGAACGGTGAGAGTGGTGGTGATGAGTCATCGTCGGCGGAGGAGTCTTCCGATGAGAGAGAGTCGTCGGTGTTATACGACGGGGACATTGACAGAGATGTTAGTTCTGGAAGTGAAGAGCTGTGGGGAGCGTCGTTTCATGGCAATAAACAGCAGTCACAACAAGGTGGAGTGAATGATAATGGAGATGAAAAGGAAGATGTGATGATGATGGTGGCTTCAACATCCACTGCTGTTGGAGGAAGTGAAGCACCTCGaccagcttcttcttcttcttcttcaagttcttcttcttcctcaccgTCAAAGCAATTGACACGTGGCAGGTCTATGGAGGATTTGTCTTACAATGACACACAAGCACAAGTGTCTCCG GAGGAGGAATGGAGCAATAATAACTTGGGAgggaataataatttaataaatggaGTCATCAATAATTTGAATAACTTAATACGAGCCAATGAGCAATATAACATAGAGAACTCATCACAAAGCAATGAAGATCATAGCATGTTATTATCAGTTGCGAGGCAAGAATCAATAGATGAAAACTTAATCTTCTCAATTGCATCATCACCAAGATCTGTGTTACCTGAGAAGACCATGTCAGATGATGTTTCATCACCATCAGCTTTTGATCAACATGATGAGGTGCATGCAAATAATAATGCTCATCACCAATTATCAACCATGGAAGATTTGGGACAAGAAACTTCAAACATTGATGAACTTCCATTTAACACCACCACCATCCCACAAGCCAATctacctttgagggaggattcaaCTCATGAATCACATGATTTTCAATTGCAAGTATGA
- the LOC110265005 gene encoding uncharacterized protein LOC110265005 — translation MTISMMKSFIVFYANDDIHEFTPQESKTGTRRKLSVRKSRSRRGTKQTVARENLAGSNAAPLVVPDSDDDDDVSLARRIRLFQQQPPPHDLKQADPVFKGNHSSHQEANTDLKKGSPQTPPAALVQLSDYDFDREFDISIVQCPEFEQVLNSVEQGCETNAIIMHPLQTVLPNKSSYHTPSPGRPSFSLGLTQFEKTPTPSPLHSIHPTLKKIKLGETKEEQIRTWIVSSSLDKDQDLAKYEGRDYMVLQRKDFWTLKPRSWVNSCVIQWMCYSLNDTDSSRFKRDFYCVCPGILVITFFSLQFGEDFIGILTMFVGLQESVTRNDSLASFIDGERPIYDGLSPSFSEDTRFFDKAVAAKRNWVVI, via the exons ATGACAATATCTATGATGAAGAGTTTCATTGTTTTTTATGCAAATGACGATATACATGAATTTACCCCACAGGAATCCAAGACAGGCACGAGGAGAAAGTTGTCTGTCCGCAAAAGCCGTTCTAGACGCGGCACCAAACAAACAGTTGCAAGAGAAAATTTAGCAGGAAGCAATGCTGCACCATTGGTAGTCCCAGattctgatgatgatgacgacgtGTCGCTTGCTAGAAGGATACGGTTATTCCAACAGCAGCCTCCGCCACATGATTTGAAACAAGCAGATCCCGTGTTCAAGGGCAATCATAGTAGTCATCAAGAAGCAAACACTGACCTAAAAAAAGGATCTCCACAAACACCGCCAGCAGCACTTGTACAGCTCAGTGACTATGATTTTGACCG CGAGTTCGACATCTCGATCGTTCAGTGTCCTGAATTTGAGCAAGTACTCAATAGTGTTGAACAGGGGTGCGAAACCAATGCCATCATCATGCATCCCCTGCAAACGGTCTTGCCAAACAAATCAAGCTACCATACACCGAGTCCAGGGAGACCGAGCTTTTCACTCGGTTTAACTCAGTTTGAAAAGACTCCAACCCCTTCCCCGTTACATTCAATTCATCCAACCCTGAAAAAAATAAAGTTGGGGGAGACTAAGGAGGAACAAATTAGAACATGGATAGTTAGCTCGTCCTTGGACAAAGATCAAGATTTAGCTAAGTATGAAGGACGGGACTACATGGTATTACAAAGGAAGGACTTCTGGACCTTGAAACCCCGCAGTTGGGTCAATAGCTGC GTAATTCAATGGATGTGCTACTCTTTAAACGACACCGACTCATCTAGATTCAAGCGAGATTTCTATTGCGTGTGTCCAGGCATATTGGTAATTACATTCTTCTCATTACAATTTGGAGAAGATTTTATCGGGATTCTTACTATGTTTGTGGGTTTGCAAGAATCCGTCACACGAAATGATAGCCTTGCTTCATTTATTGACGGTGAGAGACCAATTTATGATGGTCTTAGTCCAAGCTTTAGTGAGGATACTAGGTTCTTTGACAAGGCAGTAGCAGCAAAGAGAAACTGG GTTGTCATATAA
- the LOC107644976 gene encoding protein FAR1-RELATED SEQUENCE 6-like — MKDINPNFFYAVKLDEECKFKSAVWVDARCRASYEYYGDVVSVDSTYSTNRHGLPFVSFVGVNHHGKSTLLGCALLGNEEITSYEWVFSQWVKCIKTAPQCIITDQCRSIYRAIKNTLPDTRHRWCIWHIMNKLPSKLGGYRRYGALYGDLNDIVWNSQTEESFEDKWADFIDEYNLHDNTWLSDLYDDRRMWVPIYFKGKFWAAMRSTQRSESMHTFYGGYLYSKTSLVQFVHEYDNVLGVMEQRELEDDAADSRGANCRVSAVDEQGPLVCVKVEEEKLVNDTILCVPYDVHFDRSTQELRCECNLFESSEFVGDDDEIALLHVALEETRAKLAAHRAKKRSESVSDTQTNIGSQSSNDVGIDDIQGPSKVTTKGKPKSKRLGYALEKSFKNSRRRKQKNSSPVVRPHAFQDINHGVIAGLNFPDQAGGFMSLLSSFNKK, encoded by the exons ATGAAGGACATTAATCCGAACTTCTTTTACGCGGTGAAGTTGGACGAGGAGTGTAAATTTAAGAGCGCGGTATGGGTTGATGCAAGGTGTAGGGCGTCCTATGAATACTATGGAGACGTCGTGTCAGTTGATAGCACGTACAGTACAAATAG GCATGGATTACCGTTTGTGTCGTTCGTTGGGGTCAACCACCATGGTAAGTCGACCCTCCTCGGTTGTGCTTTGTTGGGTAATGAGGAAATCACAAGTTATGAGTGGGTTTTTAGCCAATGGGTGAAGTGCATAAAAACTGCTCCACAGTGTATCATAACCGATCAATGTCGATCCATTTACCGTGCGATCAAAAATACTTTACCCGACACACGCCACCGGTGGTGCATCTGGCATATTATGAATAAGTTACCTTCCAAGCTTGGGGGTTACCGCCGGTACGGAGCTTTGTATGGTGACCTAAACGACATTGTGTGGAACTCTCAGACCGAGGAGTCATTTGAAGATAAGTGGGCTGATTTTATAGATGAGTACAACTTACATGACAACACATGGCTGTCAG ATCTATATGATGACCGACGCATGTGGGTCCCAATATACTTCAAGGGTAAATTTTGGGCAGCAATGCGGAGTACGCAAAGGAGTGAGAGCATGCACACATTCTACGGTGGATACTTATACAGTAAAACTAGCTTGGTTCAATTTGTTCACGAATATGACAATGTGCTTGGAGTCATGGAGCAGAGGGAACTGGAGGATGATGCTGCAGACTCGAGGGGG GCTAATTGCAGAGTTTCTGCAGTTGATGAACAGGGTCCATTGGTCTGCGTGAAGGTGGAAGAGGAGAAACTAGTCAACGATACTATTCTATGTGTTCCATACGATGTTCACTTTGACCGTTCCACACAGGAGCTTCGTTGTGAGTGCAATCTTTTTGAGAGTTCAG AGTTCGTTGGTGACGATGATGAAATAGCATTGCTGCATGTTGCTTTGGAAGAAACAAGGGCCAAGTTGGCTGCGCACCGTGCCAAAAAGAGGTCCGAGAGCGTGTCAGATACCCAGACCAACATTGGCTCACAGAGTTCGAACGATGTTGGTATTGATGACATCCAAGGCCCATCGAAGGTCACCACAAAAGGCAAGCCAAAGAGTAAGAGGCTCGGCTATGCCCTTGAGAAGTCCTTCAAGAATTCAAGACGGAGAAAACAAAAGAATTCATCCCCG GTGGTTCGTCCGCACGCATTTCAAGATATAAACCATGGTGTTATTGCTGGCTTGAATTTTCCCGACCAAGCCGGTGGTTTCATGTCTTTGTTAAGCTCCTTCAACAAAAAGTAG